The following nucleotide sequence is from Candidatus Hydrogenedentota bacterium.
CGCCGCAAACCTCGGCGCGCAACGAATCGTCTTCGTCAGTCACACGGGCGACATTGTCGACAGGAACGAATGGCGCCAGTGGCAAATCGCTCGCGCAAACATGGACCGGCTTCACGGGCGCGTGCCTTACGGCATATCCGTCGGCAACCACGATATGGTTCGGGACACGGGCGATTCGCGCCTGTTCCAGGAATACTTCGGTGCGGAACGTTACAGGGACCAACCCTGGTATGGGGGAACCTATGCAGGCCGGCCCGGCCATGCGCCGGAGGTTTCGGGAAACAACGCCAACAGTTACCAGGTGCTTTCCGCGGGCGGCCTCGACTTTGTCATTGTCCATTTGGAATGCAACGCGCCGGACGATGTGCTCGGCTGGGCGGATGAAGTGATCGAGGCCCATCGTGACCGAATGGCCATCGTCTCGACCCACATGTACCTGGGCGGCATAGAGAAAAAGGGAGCCGAACAGCCCCAGGGCAGAATGCAATGGAAGAAGGTGCACGGAGCCCGCGGCAATACGCCGCAACAATTATGGGAAAAATCGTTCAGTAAACACGCGAACCTGTTTCTCGTGCTGTGCGGCGACCAATCCGCCTCGATCAGCCACCGGCAGACCAGCCAGGGCGCGCATGGGAATCTGGTTCACGAACTCCTTGCCGATTACCCGCGGGATGCGGATGACTCGGACTGGCTGCGGCTGCTGCGATTCGACCCCGCAAAAGGACAGGTCGAGGTCTTTACCTACAGCCCGGCGCAAGACCGGCTCTGTGAGAGCGCCGGCCACAGGAAGGAACGGGGCGACCATCAGTTCACACTGGACATTTCCGGCGCCATAGCCGATCATCGTGCACATAGGGAGCCCGCAGCAGCAACAGCCTACTGAGTCCGCGCACACGCATACTTGCCAGAAGCATCGTCTTCACCCATGGTCGCCATTCACGGCCAGAACCCGGCCGGCGATCCTGGGGGAGTCTTTCATTTCTTCTGTCGAATGCGTAACCGTCACGCTTCCTCCTCCGGCGATGCGCGTCCGTCGTAGCCGTATTTCCCGGCGAGATTCCCATTTTCAGGGTTTCGCCCATGAACCCCAGTTTCTGACGGAGCGCAAGGCAGGCCTTTGGAGGTATGTGCGCGTCCGGCTTATTCACATTTTGTTACCCAGGTCGTATATCCTGGCGGAACGTATGGGGTGAGGGCCTGCGTGCTTTTGGGCGAAACAGGCAAACGATACATTGGCGTCGCGAATGGTCTTGTGTCTCGACTCCTGCGAATCGCACCGGCCAAACGAAAGGGGTCCGGCGTCGTGCATTGGATACAACCTTCCCAAGCAGACTACAATAACGCGGGTGGCTCGGGATTCTTGAAGTGAGGTTCAGCGCATGCGTTTTCCGCGGGAACTTTTGGCAGGCATTCTCGTTCTGTCGTGTTTGCCAACGGTCCTGGCGGAAGCGCCTCCTCTGCCGCCGGGGTTGGCCACTCCGGAAGCGGCGGAACCCGCCCTGCCGCCGGGGTTGGGGGATGCGCCGGCAGAGCCTGCGCTGCCGCCGGGGTTGGGCGGTGTTCCGACGGAACCGGCCTTGCCGCCCGGGCTTGAGGCCACTCCGGCTCAAACGCCGGCCGAAAGCGCGCGCCTGAAACCAGGAATAGAAGAGGCGGAAGGCGCGAGGCGATTTCCGCTGGAATTGCACGGATTCTGGGACGCCCGCGCAGGA
It contains:
- a CDS encoding metallophosphoesterase; translated protein: MNRAHQLRLRAACLLAVLGISVGIAAESLTPAPEGTFTIAVVPDTQRYLGPGTGRDDELGEPRNPAFDSRASWLAANLGAQRIVFVSHTGDIVDRNEWRQWQIARANMDRLHGRVPYGISVGNHDMVRDTGDSRLFQEYFGAERYRDQPWYGGTYAGRPGHAPEVSGNNANSYQVLSAGGLDFVIVHLECNAPDDVLGWADEVIEAHRDRMAIVSTHMYLGGIEKKGAEQPQGRMQWKKVHGARGNTPQQLWEKSFSKHANLFLVLCGDQSASISHRQTSQGAHGNLVHELLADYPRDADDSDWLRLLRFDPAKGQVEVFTYSPAQDRLCESAGHRKERGDHQFTLDISGAIADHRAHREPAAATAY